From a single Brassica rapa cultivar Chiifu-401-42 chromosome A01, CAAS_Brap_v3.01, whole genome shotgun sequence genomic region:
- the LOC103863430 gene encoding pectinesterase inhibitor 2-like, whose product MATNMMNKYVLVLSCLIFFVMIGSLNAKPADIKAICGKAKNASFCTNYMKSNPKTSGADIKTLATITLDSAQTSASGAMNKITPIADEEPKRALRSGYVLCVQSYRSTIRYLGEAKKSLASGDVPGQNINVSDAMRSSTYCQDEMLKVKGDPSVVKDGGDFQNICSIVLVISKMMM is encoded by the coding sequence ATGGCAACAAATATGATGAACAAGTACGTACTTGTACTATCTTGTCTGATCTTTTTTGTAATGATTGGTTCCTTAAACGCAAAACCTGCAGACATAAAAGCAATTTGCGGGAAAGCAAAAAACGCATCCTTCTGCACAAACTACATGAAATCAAACCCAAAGACATCAGGTGCTGATATCAAAACGCTTGCAACGATCACATTAGACTCTGCACAAACAAGCGCATCAGGAGCTATGAACAAGATTACACCTATTGCCGATGAAGAACCTAAACGCGCTTTGAGGAGTGGATACGTCTTGTGCGTGCAGAGTTACAGGAGTACAATCAGATATCTCGGTGAAGCTAAGAAGAGCCTAGCGTCAGGAGATGTCCCAGGGCAGAACATCAATGTTTCAGACGCTATGAGATCATCTACATACTGTCAAGATGAAATGTTGAAAGTCAAAGGTGATCCGTCGGTTGTGAAGGACGGTGGTGATTTTCAGAATATTTGTAGCATTGTTCTTGTCATCTCCAAGATGATgatgtga
- the LOC103839715 gene encoding stress-response A/B barrel domain-containing protein HS1 translates to MEEAKGPVKHVLLAKFKDDVTPEKIDELIKGYANLVNLIEPMKAFHWGKDVSIENLHQGFTHIFESTFDSKEAVAEYVAHPIHVEFANMFLGSLDKVLVIDYKPTSV, encoded by the exons ATGGAGGAAGCAAAGGGACCAGTGAAGCACGTTCTGCTAGCCAAGTTCAAAGATGACGTAACCCCAGAGAAGATCGATGAACTTATCAAAGGCTACGCGAATCTCGTCAATCTCATCGAACCTATGAAAGCTTTCCACTG gGGAAAAGATGTGAGCATAGAGAATCTGCATCAAGGTTTCACACACATCTTTGAATCCACTTTTGATAGCAAAGAAGCTGTAGCTGAGTACGTTGCTCATCCTATTCACGTTGAGTTCGCCAACATGTTCCTAGGCAGCTTGGATAAAGTGCTGGTCATAGACTACAAGCCTACCTCTGTTTAA